The window AGCAAGGCCTTCCAAATTGAACGGGAAATTGACTAACACTCTCATTCTTCCAACATATCTCAACTCCCTAATATGTGTGGTTGTCCGGTGGATTTGCTATCGCACATGTGAATTAAAGGTCATGATGTTAGTTCAACACCATCTCATGTGCTTTTTCTTAAGCTTCGGTGCGAGCCGGTCATTGGAGCCACTTGCCAGACTCCAACTAAGTTTGTTTGTGGCATTTTATTTGGTGATCATAATATGTTTTGTGATAATGATATGCGAACAAATGTTTGGTGTAACCAAATTGTTTTTTGAAGTGAATGCCATTTTTTATCCAATGTTTGTATATTTGTGAGTGTTTACCACATTTAAATTTTCTGCCACATTTTACCCCAAAGTTGTTATATTTTGTTAAGTTTAACCCAATTTAACAATATATTTCAATTCTGATTGACTGGGTATACTTGTAAGGCTGGCGTGGTTGGTGATCCTTATTCCAACTCAAAAGCGTAAACCAACTAGGTGTGTCCTTAGTACTCGTGAAAGCTAGCCTACAAATTGTGGCAAATCCGGCAATGGTTGCCAGGGAGCTCTTCCATCGCCTCGCTGCTCCTCATGGCGCCCTTTGTTCATCCCTGACTCACCGGGTCTAGCTTAGGGGCGGGGATGCAGGTATGGTTGTGCGGGTAGGGAGGACAATCCTATACGGATTGCCCTTCCTAGTGGGCATCCAAGTCATCAGCCACATCGGCATGACACGTGGGCCTAGCCAGTCAGAATCGAAGTAAATTGTTAAATGTGGTAAAGATTGACACGATGTAACGACTTAGATGAAAAGTGTGGCAGAATTTTTTAATAGGGCAATGTTGTCAATAATATAGAAATGGGGAGTAAATGGTGATACTGTTGGACAATTTTTGTCTATGTGGATAAAGGAGGCAATGTCCACCGCAATTCCACGACACTGTCGAGATGAAGCTAAGGGTGGATGATGATCGATGTATGAAATATGCATCATAATTGATTTTAATCTAATGATCACAATTTCTTTTCGCGGTGATGTAGAGGACGAGAAATTTTGTTAGTAAAATGTACTGAAATTCATTTGCTGAACACGTCGATTTTCTAAATACGTGCTTAACGATATAGTACATAAAAAATTATGAGATATACTACTACTATATGTATGGTTGGTTCGTACAACAACTTGTTATTATTGCGTGGTCACGGAAATAAAATTGCGTAATATTGTCTGGTCCATCGTTATCAGACAGAGAGAGGAACAGTGGAAATTTTTCATAACTCTGGGTGGTTGCAAACGGTGGTGATAACATGCTGTGGTACCAAGATTTGAATACGCCCACATGACCGATCACGCTCGCGATCCATCGCAAGAGATCGCCGGTGCCCAGACACGCCACGCATCTATAAAACCGACCGAAATTCCCACGGAAAAGGCAGACCAACCAGACTCCCAAACCCCGAACAACGACGATGGCCATGTCtcccctcaccctcctcctcgtcctcgccgtCGCCGCGACGGCCGCGACGCCATCACACGCGGCCTGCGCCGACGGGAGCGGCGCCACGATGCTGCACGGCGTGGCGAACGACGTGCTCCTGGAGTACGGCCTCCCCAAGGGCCTCCTCCCGGACTCGGTCAACTCCTACACCTTCGACAACGCCACCGGCGACTACCAGATCGAGCTCGCCAGCAGCTGCTACGTCTGGTTCGGCGACCACTACGTCTACTTCGACAAGAAGCTCAGCGGCACCATCTCCCACGGCGCCATCACCAACCTCTCCGGCGTCATGGCCAAGAAGCTCTTCATCTGGGTCTCCATCACCAGCATGACCGCGCACCTGGAGCGGGGGGTGATCGAGTTCCGCGCCGGCTTCATCACGGAGGACGTGCCGGCGTCGCTGTTCGAGAAGATCCCCGTCTGTGTCGACGGCGTCGGAGAACAGCTCCGGGGTGAGGCTGGGGTGGTCCGGGAGCTTGGCCTGCTCCCCGTCGCCGAGGTGTGAGTGACTTCCAAGTCCAGAGTTCGAACATGAGTTGCTTCCACGCCTTTTGCTGAAGTTTAGTACGTATGGTTGGAAAAAACTATTTGCACCTTTCTTGGTAGAAAAGGAGAGATGAGACTATGGGAGATACAGTCGGGGTGCGATCTGCGATGTAATGGGGGGAATTGCATATTTCAAGTTCAATAAAATAATCTTTTATAAGAATATATAGGAGTATGAGCAGAAAAACAAACGGTGGTGAATCAAGTGCCGGTACATACAGAAACAATTGATGAGATATCTTTGTGATCATTGAATGTAAAGCAGTGCTCCTACTCGCTTATTCATTGGATTGGAGATAGTACCATACTACCATCTACTCGTCTGGAATTagttcacgctcaaaagatatactcccttcgtcccaaaattaaGTGTCTCAAGTTTGTATTAGTTTTAAATACAAAGTTATACTAAATTTAAGACACTTGTTTTAGAACAGAGGGAGCATATAGACAATGTTGTTTACGGGTTGTCCCATGTGAGGATATAACTTGTATTGATCTCAGATCTGTAGCTAATTCACCATGAATGTATGCACAAGCTCACGCACGCCACACACTAGCCATGGCCGAAGCCACCAACTCCTTTCCCAATCCTCATGCAATGCACACACACCCGCATATATCAGCGTACACCCTTAACGGGCCCAGTCTGGGCCTGCAAGCCACTGGGGGAGTCGTCGATCGCGAGTGGGCCGCGAGGCTGCCGGCCCATGAGTCGAGTCCTCGTCACCTCGCGCTTCTGGATGACTGGCTCTGTCCTTGTGGGTGCTGACATCCCCCTCTCATTCAGAACCGGCTTGACCCCAAGCCGGGGCTCGCGGAAACAACTGGCGAAGCGAGTC is drawn from Triticum dicoccoides isolate Atlit2015 ecotype Zavitan chromosome 4A, WEW_v2.0, whole genome shotgun sequence and contains these coding sequences:
- the LOC119287012 gene encoding uncharacterized protein LOC119287012, which translates into the protein MAMSPLTLLLVLAVAATAATPSHAACADGSGATMLHGVANDVLLEYGLPKGLLPDSVNSYTFDNATGDYQIELASSCYVWFGDHYVYFDKKLSGTISHGAITNLSGVMAKKLFIWVSITSMTAHLERGVIEFRAGFITEDVPASLFEKIPVCVDGVGEQLRGEAGVVRELGLLPVAEV